Sequence from the Catenuloplanes indicus genome:
GCGAGCGCGTTCTTGTACGCCATCGCACGTGAGAGGTTGAGCACATCCTCGACCGCGGACTGCTCGTCCGGATAGGGGAAGAAGCGGGTGCCGCCGAGCGCGGGGCCCAGCGCGGTCGAGTAGATGCCGATGACGGCCTTGAGCCCGGACTGCCTGTCCTGGCAGAAGACGACCTGCTCGTGACCGGCCAATCCCTGGTCGTCGTCATTGGCGAAGAAGGACATGTCTGCTCCTCTGGCGTAGCGGGGGCCCTTGTGGGGCGAGTGTGCGGGCGGATTGTCGTCGCCCACAGAGAAACCCTAGGACTTCGGCGTTGGAGTGGGCGATAAGTACCGTGATCGGAGATGCTGTGGGCGAGCCCTTCACCGCGGCGTGGAAGGATCGGGCCGTGTCGTCACTGTTCGCGTCGTACCTCCGGGTCTACGAGCCCCTGACCGCTTTCGACCGGGAACGTCAGCTGTTCTGGCGGCGGTACGCGCGGGAGGGCCGGGCGGTCGCCACCGGCGACGGCCCCGGGCGGCAGCGCACCGCGGTGCTCTCCGCGCTCGGCGCCGGCTGGACCCGCCTGCCCGACCTGCCGGACGAGGCGTACGTCCTGGAGGACGACGACACCATCCTGGTCTGCCCGTGGAACCTCAGGCTGCGGGTCGCCGAGGCCGCGCTCTCCGCCCGGGACGGCGTGCCGTCCGTGCTCGCCGACGCGTTCGTGCCGCCGATCCTGGCCGGTCAGGCGAAGGCCGTGGTGGACGACGCGCGCACCGGGGCCCGCGTGCTGGAGGAAGGCGTGCCGCGCGTGCACGAGCAGGCCTCCACCTGGGGCGTACCGCTGCGCTGGTTCGTGTTCGTGGACCAGTCCGAGCGCGAGTTGGTGACCGGGCCGGGCAACCGCCGGAGCCTGCGCTTCCGCACCGAGATCTCGAAGGCCCGCCGCCGTGCCCACCGGGGCGTCTCGGTGCTGCGCAAGAGCGTGGGGGACGCGCCGATCACCGAGGCGGTCGAGGAGGGCGCGCGCTGGCTGGAGGAGTTCCACCCGCGCTCGGTGGTGGAGCTGGACTACGCCGGCCTGGTGGATCTGCTGCCGGACGACGAGCTGGAGGCCGACGACTCGCCGGCGCTCGTGGCGGCCGGTCTTGCCGGGCTGGCCAACGGCGACGCGGAGGGCGCCACCGAGGCCTACGAGAAGCTCGTCGCCCGCTGGCGTGCCGTGCAGCTCCTGGAGCGATGTAACTAAACGCGATCATCGCGACGGCCGCGGGGCGTGACCATTCGCCCACCCGCGGTCGTCGTTTTGCTATGGCCTTCCTCGATCGGCTGTCGCCTGCTCGATTTGTCATGCAAATGGCGCACATTGCGGGTCGAATCGGACCGTGGACGCGCTCCCATGATGGGCTAGGCTCGTACTTGGTCAGATACGAAGCGTGACTAAGCGTCCAAATAAGTAGGTTTCTGGCGTAGAAAATCGCAATAAATCGGTCATGGCTCATCCGTCCATCCAGGGACGTTAGTCCGTTCGGCCCATGTCGGACATCGGGGACTAGCCGGACCATGAAAGACGCGTCGGCCGGCGGGACCCCGGCCGATGTCTTTAGGTACCTGTGGAGGAGTGACCGATGGCATCGCGTACGCACGAACCAGAGCCGCTACTCACGCCGGCCGAGGTCGCGTCGATGTTCCGTGTCGACCCGAAGACCGTGACCCGGTGGGCGAAGGCGGGCAAGCTCAGCGCAATACGCACGCTGGGCGGCCACCGTCGCTACCGTGAGTCTGAGGTTCGCGCCCTGCTGCAGGGGCAGATCCCCACGCAGCGCCAGGGTGACTGACGGACCGCTCTTCATGACCCGCCGGTAGTGCCAGGGCGGAGGGAATCACGGTCATCCGTGTGCTCCTCCGCCTTCGCTCTGTCTGTGGGCCGTGTCCGACCTTATATACGCAGCCGGGCGACCGACGGCTCAACGCGCGGCGGCCGGAAACGGTGTCCGCCATCTGACAGGCTTCGGGGCGTGGACAACCAACAGCTCGTACCTCGCCCGCGCGTCGGTGACGTCTTCGGCGAGATGCTGCGGGACGCCTACGCGATCCGCACCGGCATCGGGCCCCGCCCGCTGGCCGGCGGCCGGGTGCCGCGCCCGGTCATCGAGATCATCGAACGCGAGGACGGCCTGATCAACGGCGCGCCCGCGGATCACTACCTGGCCGAGCCGGACGAGTGGCAGCCGCACGACCACCGCGCGCTGGCTCAGGTCCGGGGCCGGGTGCTGGACATCGGCACCGGCGGCGGCCGGATCGCGCTGGCACTGCAGGAGTCCGGCGTGGACGTGACCGGGCTGGACGTCTCACCCGGCGCGATCGCGGTGTGCCGCCGGCGGGGAGTGCGCGACACCGTGCTGGCCACGGTCGACGAGCACGCGCGCGACGGCCGCCGCTACGACACGTTCCTGCTGCTCGGCAACAATCTCGGGCTGATCGAGGGGCGCCACCGGGCGCCCGGTTTCCTGGCCGCGCTGGCCGAGATGGCCGCGCCCGGCGCCCGGCTGATCGCGCACGGCACCGACCCGTACGGCACCACGGATCCGGTGCACGTCGGCTATCACGAGCTCAACCGGTCGCGCGGACGGCTCGGCGGGCAGCTGCGGTTGCGGCTGCGCTACCGGGAGATCACCACGGACTGGTTCGACTACCTGGTCTGTTCCGTGGACGAGCTGCGTGGGCTCGTCGAGGGGACACGCTGGCGGCTCACCGATGTGGACGATGCGGACCGGCCCTATTACCTCGCCACGCTGACCCTGGACGGCTGAACGCGCGTCGGTCACTCGGACTATCCGTGAGAAGAAGGCCACGAATCGTCACCGCAACCGTTAGCGTCTATGTGTGGGGATGTGGCGTCGGCTGCTGCGGAACGGGCTCGGCAGCGGCGTCATCGTGCTCGTGCTCGGGTTGCTCGCGTTCGGCCTGCCCGCGCTGGACCGGTCACTGGACTCCACACAGGCGCTTCCGGACGGCGTGCCCTACGCGGTGGGCGGCGGCGTCACCGTGATTCCGCCGCCAGGCGCGCTGCTGGACGTGACGAAGACCCGCCCGTCCGACGACCGCGGCACCGTGC
This genomic interval carries:
- a CDS encoding class I SAM-dependent methyltransferase, coding for MLRDAYAIRTGIGPRPLAGGRVPRPVIEIIEREDGLINGAPADHYLAEPDEWQPHDHRALAQVRGRVLDIGTGGGRIALALQESGVDVTGLDVSPGAIAVCRRRGVRDTVLATVDEHARDGRRYDTFLLLGNNLGLIEGRHRAPGFLAALAEMAAPGARLIAHGTDPYGTTDPVHVGYHELNRSRGRLGGQLRLRLRYREITTDWFDYLVCSVDELRGLVEGTRWRLTDVDDADRPYYLATLTLDG
- a CDS encoding BldC family transcriptional regulator, coding for MASRTHEPEPLLTPAEVASMFRVDPKTVTRWAKAGKLSAIRTLGGHRRYRESEVRALLQGQIPTQRQGD